A window from Planctomycetia bacterium encodes these proteins:
- a CDS encoding type II toxin-antitoxin system HicB family antitoxin has product MKLKVVIEHGEDGGFVAHVPALRGCWSQGTTRSETVENIREAIAAWLEAEQDKADATGENVDVELISI; this is encoded by the coding sequence ATGAAATTAAAAGTCGTCATCGAGCACGGCGAGGACGGAGGCTTCGTAGCGCATGTCCCTGCGCTACGAGGCTGCTGGTCTCAAGGAACGACCCGGTCGGAGACCGTCGAGAACATCCGCGAAGCGATCGCGGCATGGCTGGAAGCAGAGCAAGACAAGGCCGACGCCACCGGCGAGAACGTCGATGTGGAATTGATCTCCATCTAA